In Pseudomonas sp. MYb327, one DNA window encodes the following:
- a CDS encoding NAD-glutamate dehydrogenase, with translation MAFFTAASKADFQHQLQAALAQHISEQALPQVALFAEQFFGIISLDELTQRRLSDLAGCTLSAWRLLERFDHAQPQVRVYNPDYERHGWQSTHTAVEVLHHDLPFLVDSVRTELNRRGYSIHTLQTTVLSVRRGSKGELLEILPKGTQGDDVLQESLMYLEIDRCANTAELNVLAKELEQVLAEVRVAVGDFEPMKAKVQEILTNLDNSRFAVDAEEKSEIKSFLEWLVGNHFTFLGYEEFVVRDEADGGHIVYDQNSFLGLTKLLRAGLTYDDLRIEDYAVNYLREPTLLSFAKAAHPSRVHRPAYPDYVSIREIDADGKVIKECRFMGLYTSSVYGESVRVIPYIRRKVAEIEHRSGFQAKAHLGKELAQVLEVLPRDDLFQTPVDELFSTVMSIVQIQERNKIRVFLRKDPYGRFCYCLAYVPRDIYSTEVRQKIQQVLMDRLKASDCEFWTFFSESVLARVQLILRVDPKNRIDIDPQQLEKEVVQACRSWQDDYSALTVESFGEAHGTNVLADFPKGFPAGYRERFAAHSAVVDMQHLLSLSEKNPLVMSFYQPLGQVSGQRELHCKLYHADTPLALSDVLPILENLGLRVLGEFPYRLRHNNGREFWIHDFAFTAAEGLELDIQQLNDTLQDAFVHIVRGDAENDAFNRLVLTAGLPWRDVALLRAYARYMKQIRLGFDLGYIASTLNNHTDIARELTRLFKTRFYLARKLSSDDLEQRLEHAILTALDDVQVLNEDRILRRYLDLIKATLRTNFYQTDANGHNKSYFSFKFNPHLIPELPKPVPKFEIFVYSPRVEGVHLRFGNVARGGLRWSDREEDFRTEVLGLVKAQQVKNSVIVPVGAKGGFLPRRLPLGGSRDEIAAEGIACYRIFISGLLDITDNLKDGALVPPTNVVRHDDDDPYLVVAADKGTATFSDIANGIAIDYGFWLGDAFASGGSAGYDHKKMGITAKGAWVGVQRHFRERGINVQEDSITVVGVGDMAGDVFGNGLLMSDKLQLVAAFNHLHIFIDPNPNPATSFVERQRLFDLPRSAWSDYDTSIMSEGGGIFSRSAKSIAISPQMQERFDIKADKLTPTELLNALLKAPVDLLWNGGIGTYVKASSESHADVGDKANDALRVNGNELRCKVVGEGGNLGMTQLGRVEFGLNGGGSNTDFIDNAGGVDCSDHEVNIKILLNEVVQAGDMTDKQRNQLLASMTDEVGGLVLGNNYKQTQALSLAARRALPRIAEYKRLMNDLEGRGKLDRAIEFLPSEEALNERVAEGHGLTRAELSVLISYSKIDLKEQLLGSLVPDDDYLTRDMETAFPPTLVSKFSEAMRRHRLKREIVSTQIANDLVNHMGITFVQRLKESTGMSPANVAGAYVIVRDIFHLPHWFRQIEALDYQVSADVQLELMDELMRLGRRATRWFLRARRNEQNAARDVAHFGPHLKELGLKLDELLSGEIRENWQTRYQAYVEAGVPELLARMVAGTSHLYTLLPIIEASDVTGQNPADVAKAYFAVGSALDITWYLQQISALPVENNWQALAREAFRDDVDWQQRAITISVLQQGDGTLDVEARLALWMSQHESMIERWRAMLVELRAASGTDYAMYAVANRELLDLALSGQAVVPATAVAELEPAA, from the coding sequence ATGGCGTTCTTCACCGCAGCCAGCAAAGCCGACTTCCAGCACCAACTGCAAGCGGCACTGGCGCAGCACATCAGTGAACAGGCACTGCCACAAGTGGCGCTGTTCGCTGAACAATTCTTCGGCATCATTTCCCTGGACGAACTGACTCAACGTCGGTTGTCCGACCTCGCTGGCTGTACCCTTTCAGCGTGGCGCCTGCTTGAGCGCTTCGATCACGCGCAACCGCAAGTGCGCGTCTACAACCCCGATTACGAACGCCACGGCTGGCAGTCGACCCACACCGCGGTCGAAGTGCTGCACCACGACCTGCCATTCCTGGTGGATTCAGTGCGCACCGAGCTGAACCGTCGCGGCTACAGCATTCATACCCTGCAAACCACTGTGCTGAGTGTGCGTCGCGGCAGCAAGGGCGAGCTGCTGGAAATCCTGCCGAAAGGCACCCAGGGCGACGACGTGTTGCAAGAGTCGTTGATGTACCTGGAAATCGACCGTTGCGCCAATACCGCCGAATTGAACGTGCTGGCCAAAGAGCTGGAGCAAGTGCTCGCTGAAGTACGCGTCGCGGTTGGCGATTTCGAACCGATGAAAGCCAAGGTGCAGGAAATCCTGACCAACCTGGACAACAGCCGGTTCGCTGTCGATGCTGAAGAAAAGAGCGAAATCAAAAGCTTCCTGGAATGGCTGGTGGGCAACCACTTCACCTTCCTCGGCTATGAAGAATTCGTCGTTCGCGATGAGGCCGATGGCGGCCACATCGTCTATGACCAGAACTCCTTCCTCGGCCTGACCAAACTGCTGCGCGCGGGCCTGACCTACGATGACCTGCGCATCGAAGATTACGCCGTGAACTACCTGCGCGAACCGACCCTGCTGTCGTTCGCCAAGGCTGCGCACCCAAGCCGTGTACACCGTCCGGCTTACCCGGATTACGTGTCGATCCGTGAAATCGACGCCGACGGCAAGGTCATCAAGGAATGCCGTTTCATGGGCCTGTACACCTCGTCGGTGTATGGCGAGAGCGTGCGCGTCATTCCGTACATCCGCCGCAAGGTCGCGGAAATCGAACACCGTTCGGGCTTCCAGGCCAAGGCCCACTTGGGCAAGGAGTTGGCTCAGGTGCTCGAAGTGCTGCCGCGCGACGACCTGTTCCAGACCCCGGTGGACGAGCTGTTCAGCACCGTGATGTCGATCGTGCAGATCCAGGAGCGCAACAAGATCCGCGTGTTCCTGCGCAAAGATCCGTACGGTCGTTTCTGCTACTGCCTGGCCTACGTGCCGCGTGACATTTACTCCACCGAAGTGCGCCAGAAGATCCAGCAAGTGTTGATGGATCGCCTGAAGGCCTCGGACTGCGAGTTCTGGACGTTCTTCTCCGAGTCCGTGCTGGCCCGCGTGCAGTTGATCTTGCGTGTTGACCCGAAAAACCGCATCGACATCGACCCACAGCAGCTCGAAAAAGAAGTGGTGCAGGCCTGCCGCAGCTGGCAGGACGACTACTCGGCCCTGACCGTCGAAAGCTTCGGCGAAGCCCACGGCACCAACGTGCTGGCTGACTTCCCGAAAGGCTTCCCGGCCGGTTACCGCGAGCGTTTCGCCGCGCATTCGGCCGTGGTCGATATGCAACATCTGCTGAGCCTCAGCGAAAAAAATCCGCTGGTGATGAGCTTCTATCAGCCGCTGGGCCAGGTCTCCGGCCAGCGTGAGCTGCATTGCAAGCTGTACCACGCCGATACCCCGCTGGCGCTGTCCGACGTGTTGCCGATTCTGGAAAACCTCGGCCTGCGCGTGCTGGGTGAATTCCCGTACCGCCTGCGTCACAACAATGGCCGCGAGTTCTGGATTCACGACTTCGCGTTCACCGCGGCCGAAGGCCTGGAGCTGGACATCCAGCAACTCAACGACACCTTGCAGGACGCGTTCGTCCACATCGTGCGCGGCGATGCCGAGAACGATGCGTTCAACCGGCTGGTGCTGACCGCCGGCCTGCCTTGGCGCGACGTGGCGCTGCTGCGTGCCTACGCCCGTTACATGAAGCAGATTCGCCTGGGCTTCGACCTCGGCTACATCGCCAGCACCCTGAACAACCACACCGACATCGCTCGTGAACTGACCCGGTTGTTCAAGACCCGTTTCTACCTGGCGCGCAAGCTGAGCAGCGACGATCTCGAGCAACGTCTGGAGCACGCGATCCTGACCGCGCTGGACGACGTTCAGGTACTGAACGAAGACCGCATCCTGCGTCGCTACCTCGACCTGATCAAGGCCACGCTGCGCACCAACTTCTATCAGACTGACGCCAACGGCCATAACAAGTCGTACTTCAGCTTCAAGTTCAACCCGCACTTGATCCCTGAGCTGCCGAAGCCAGTGCCGAAGTTCGAAATCTTCGTTTACTCGCCGCGCGTCGAAGGCGTGCACCTGCGCTTCGGCAACGTGGCCCGTGGTGGCCTGCGCTGGTCCGATCGTGAAGAAGACTTCCGTACCGAAGTCCTGGGCCTGGTAAAAGCCCAGCAAGTGAAGAACTCGGTCATCGTGCCGGTGGGCGCGAAGGGCGGCTTCCTGCCGCGTCGCCTGCCACTGGGCGGCAGCCGTGACGAGATCGCGGCCGAGGGTATCGCCTGCTACCGCATCTTCATTTCGGGGCTGTTGGACATCACCGACAACCTGAAGGACGGCGCGCTGGTGCCGCCGACCAATGTCGTGCGTCATGACGACGATGACCCGTACCTGGTGGTTGCTGCGGACAAGGGCACCGCGACCTTCTCCGACATCGCCAACGGCATCGCCATCGACTACGGCTTCTGGCTGGGTGACGCGTTTGCGTCCGGTGGCTCGGCCGGTTACGACCACAAGAAAATGGGCATCACCGCCAAAGGCGCGTGGGTTGGTGTGCAACGCCACTTCCGCGAGCGCGGCATCAATGTCCAGGAAGACAGCATCACCGTGGTCGGCGTCGGCGACATGGCCGGCGACGTGTTCGGCAACGGCTTGTTGATGTCCGACAAGCTGCAACTGGTTGCCGCATTCAACCACCTGCACATCTTTATCGACCCGAACCCGAACCCGGCGACCAGCTTCGTCGAGCGTCAGCGTCTATTCGACTTGCCGCGTTCGGCCTGGTCGGATTACGACACCAGCATCATGTCCGAAGGTGGCGGTATCTTCTCGCGCAGCGCGAAGAGCATCGCGATCTCCCCGCAGATGCAAGAACGCTTCGACATCAAGGCTGACAAGCTGACCCCGACCGAACTGCTGAACGCCTTACTCAAGGCCCCGGTAGATCTGTTGTGGAACGGCGGTATCGGTACTTACGTGAAAGCCAGCAGCGAAAGCCACGCCGATGTCGGCGACAAGGCCAACGATGCGCTGCGCGTGAACGGCAACGAACTGCGCTGCAAAGTCGTGGGCGAGGGCGGTAACCTCGGCATGACTCAACTGGGTCGTGTGGAATTCGGCCTTAATGGCGGCGGCTCCAACACCGACTTCATCGACAACGCCGGTGGCGTGGACTGCTCCGACCACGAAGTGAACATCAAGATCCTGCTGAACGAAGTGGTTCAGGCCGGCGACATGACCGACAAGCAACGTAACCAGTTGCTGGCGAGCATGACTGACGAAGTCGGTGGCCTGGTGCTGGGCAACAACTACAAGCAGACCCAGGCTCTGTCCCTGGCGGCCCGTCGTGCCTTGCCGCGGATTGCCGAGTACAAGCGTCTGATGAATGACCTGGAAGGTCGCGGCAAGCTGGATCGCGCCATTGAGTTCCTGCCATCGGAAGAAGCACTCAACGAGCGCGTTGCGGAAGGCCATGGCCTGACCCGTGCCGAGCTCTCGGTGCTGATCTCCTACAGCAAGATCGACCTCAAGGAGCAGCTGCTGGGCTCCCTGGTGCCGGACGACGACTACCTGACCCGCGACATGGAAACCGCTTTCCCGCCGACCCTGGTGAGCAAGTTCTCCGAAGCCATGCGCCGTCACCGTCTGAAGCGCGAAATCGTCAGCACCCAGATCGCCAACGATTTGGTCAACCATATGGGCATCACCTTCGTTCAACGACTCAAAGAGTCGACCGGCATGAGCCCGGCGAATGTTGCGGGTGCATATGTAATTGTTCGGGATATCTTCCACCTCCCGCACTGGTTCCGCCAAATAGAAGCCCTGGACTACCAGGTTTCCGCTGACGTGCAACTGGAGCTGATGGACGAGCTGATGCGCCTGGGCCGTCGCGCCACGCGCTGGTTCCTGCGTGCCCGTCGCAACGAGCAGAACGCGGCCCGTGACGTCGCGCACTTCGGTCCGCATCTGAAGGAGTTGGGTCTCAAGCTCGACGAATTGCTGAGTGGCGAGATCCGCGAAAACTGGCAGACCCGTTATCAGGCGTACGTCGAAGCCGGCGTGCCGGAGTTGCTCGCACGCATGGTGGCTGGCACCTCGCATCTGTACACGCTGCTGCCGATCATCGAGGCTTCCGACGTGACTGGCCAGAATCCGGCGGACGTGGCCAAGGCCTACTTCGCCGTGGGCAGCGCGCTGGACATCACGTGGTACCTGCAACAGATCAGCGCTCTGCCGGTTGAAAACAACTGGCAAGCCCTGGCCCGTGAAGCGTTCCGTGATGACGTCGACTGGCAGCAACGTGCGATCACCATCTCCGTGCTGCAACAGGGCGATGGCACCCTGGACGTGGAAGCACGCCTGGCGCTGTGGATGTCGCAGCACGAGAGCATGATCGAACGCTGGCGCGCCATGCTGGTGGAACTGCGTGCCGCGAGCGGCACGGACTACGCCATGTACGCGGTAGCCAACCGCGAACTGCTGGACCTGGCGTTGAGCGGTCAAGCAGTGGTGCCTGCCACTGCTGTCGCCGAGCTGGAACCGGCGGCCTGA
- a CDS encoding ATPase — protein MKLAFVSSLAMTVLITGCSVPTAPSAVTPLDGIFTHPVGRSSATSIPNGNNVSLGIVYSHNTQTNRAYLQDYQANAGTGFGQSLLVQEIHEAYVATSKPDLAVDWVKASLQRQFGSVTVYPDMQSLRAAKPDVIAIIDSRSQLITSRSSDVEANVSADFYDNNLNYIGTAQGHDARALSPVWADYKRSEDIVADINEQQNVQVRALQEFDQSLSNLLTKPTDKVSMLDNRNGQKLY, from the coding sequence ATGAAACTTGCGTTTGTCAGTTCATTGGCCATGACCGTTCTAATAACCGGATGCTCTGTACCCACGGCACCGTCAGCGGTGACGCCGCTAGACGGGATCTTCACCCATCCAGTGGGTCGCAGCAGCGCCACGAGCATTCCCAACGGCAACAACGTTTCGCTGGGCATCGTCTACAGCCACAACACCCAGACCAACCGTGCCTACCTGCAGGATTACCAGGCCAACGCCGGCACCGGTTTCGGCCAGAGCCTGCTGGTGCAGGAGATCCATGAAGCGTACGTCGCCACCTCCAAACCCGACCTCGCGGTGGATTGGGTCAAAGCGTCGCTACAACGGCAGTTCGGTTCAGTCACGGTGTATCCAGACATGCAAAGCCTCAGGGCTGCGAAGCCGGATGTGATCGCCATCATCGACAGCCGCAGCCAATTGATCACGTCGCGCAGTTCGGATGTGGAGGCAAATGTCAGCGCGGATTTCTACGACAATAACTTGAATTACATTGGCACTGCGCAAGGGCATGATGCCAGGGCACTCAGCCCGGTTTGGGCGGACTATAAACGCAGTGAAGATATAGTTGCCGACATTAACGAACAACAAAATGTGCAAGTAAGAGCACTGCAGGAATTTGACCAGTCGCTCAGTAATTTGCTGACTAAGCCGACAGATAAAGTGTCGATGCTTGATAATCGCAACGGGCAAAAGTTGTATTGA
- a CDS encoding cupin domain-containing protein produces the protein MNVLRFCAVPLAALALTLSASAFAHEAGVPSEKVTVLQDQMLKNVPGKKALMIEVDYKPGQSSIAHKHDGTAMAYVLSGSITSQVKGEKAVTYKAGEYWYEPAGSEHLVSKNASATKPAKLLVFMVLSPDEKVLIPLEN, from the coding sequence ATGAACGTTTTGCGCTTCTGTGCTGTCCCTCTCGCAGCCCTTGCCCTGACCCTGTCCGCCTCGGCGTTTGCCCATGAAGCCGGTGTCCCTTCGGAAAAAGTCACCGTGCTGCAAGACCAAATGCTGAAAAACGTCCCGGGCAAAAAGGCCTTGATGATCGAGGTCGACTACAAGCCAGGCCAATCGTCCATCGCCCACAAGCACGATGGCACCGCCATGGCTTATGTGCTTTCGGGCTCGATCACTTCTCAGGTGAAGGGCGAAAAAGCGGTTACCTACAAGGCCGGTGAGTATTGGTACGAACCTGCTGGCTCAGAGCATCTGGTCTCAAAAAACGCCAGTGCCACCAAACCGGCGAAGCTTTTGGTGTTCATGGTGTTGTCGCCGGACGAGAAAGTTTTGATCCCCTTGGAAAACTGA
- a CDS encoding antibiotic biosynthesis monooxygenase family protein has translation MSYNVINTVKVQAVAGRSDELGKQLQKIVDTLRELPGCESYMVDRCPEDSNRWTVSAHWQSESAMQSHFNSPQVQGFIDLIDCQLANAVDFNSFPIR, from the coding sequence ATGTCCTACAACGTGATCAATACCGTAAAGGTACAGGCCGTCGCCGGCCGCTCGGATGAACTGGGTAAGCAACTGCAAAAGATTGTCGACACCCTGCGAGAGCTACCGGGCTGTGAGTCCTATATGGTCGATCGCTGCCCCGAGGACAGCAACCGCTGGACCGTCAGCGCCCACTGGCAATCGGAATCGGCGATGCAATCGCATTTCAACAGCCCTCAAGTGCAAGGCTTTATCGACTTGATCGATTGCCAATTGGCCAACGCTGTCGACTTCAACAGCTTTCCGATTCGCTAA